DNA from Oculatellaceae cyanobacterium:
CTAACCGCTAACTGCTAACCGCTAACCGCTAACCGCTAACCGCTAACTGCTAACCGCTAAGAAACTATGAAAGACTTTAGGCAATTGAAAGTCTGGGAGAAAGCACATAGTTTAACTCTAGAAATCTATCAAGTCACTAAAAAGTTTCCCAAGGAGGAATTATACGGTTTAACTAGCCAAATTCGCCGTGCCTGTTCTTCTATTTCTGCTAATATTGCTGAGGGTTGCGGTAGAAATGGAGAAGCTGAACTGGCACGTTTTCTACAAATTGCTATGGGTTCTGCAACCGAGTTGGAATATTATTTACTTCTAGCCCGTGACCTAAAATTTTTAATTATTACAGAATGTGAGCGTTTAGAAGCTAATCTAATTGAAGTCAAACGTATGCTAAATTCTTTTATTCAAAAGTTGCGTTAACTAAAAGCTAATCGCTAATCACTAATCGCTAAAAGCTAAAAATGTCAACTCCCCCCATCCAGTGGTATCCAGGACACATCGCCAAGGCTGAAAGATCGCTTAAAGAACAGCTAAAGCGTGTTGATGTAGTCCTAGAAGTGCGAGACGCACGTATTCCCTTAGCGACTCGACATCCCCAAGTACAGGAGTGGATAGCTAGTAAGACAAAGGTGTTAGTGATAAACCGTGTAGATATGATTTCTCCTGCCGTGCGGCAGTTGTGGACGCAATGGTTTCTACAGCATGGAGAAAAGCCTTATTTCACAAATGCCCAACAGGGGGATGGCGTGGTGGCAATCTCAAAAGCTGCGGCTGATGCGGGTGTTGAGGTAAATAAAAAAAGGCGCGATCGCGGTTTGTTACCCCGTCCTGTCCGCGCTGTCGTCATCGGGTTTCCTAATGTTGGTAAATCTGCCCTAATTAATCGTTTACTCAAAAAGCGGGCAGTGGAAAGCGCCCGTCGCGCTGGTGTTACAAAACAATTACGTTGGGTGCGAATTTCTGACCAAATAGAGTTACTAGATGCCCCTGGTATTATCCCTTGGAAATTAGATAATCAAGATGCAGCTTTAAAATTAGCTATTTGTGATGATATTGGTGAAGCATCTTATGATAATCAACGGGTAGCAGCAGCACTGGTAGATTTGCTCAATGACCTAATTGTTACAGATCCAGATTTGTTACCTCAATCTCCTTTAAAGTCACGCTACGAATTAGACCCTGCACCCTTTAGTGGTGAAGAATACCTACAAAATTTGGCTGAACAGCGTCACAAAGGCGATATTGAACGTACAGCGCGGCAGATGTTAAATGATTTTCGCAAAGGATTATTTGGTGCTATTCCTCTAGATTTGCCACCGCAACCGCAATAAAGTTTCTTTTTTCCGCTTTAATATTACTTATTTAGAATTGAGTGCTAATATTCAAAAAATTAGTTGATTTTGTGGTGAAAAGGCAGTAATTTACCGATAACTGAGCCTAGCAACACTTACAAATAAAGCGGAATTAAGAAATATTATACGATTTTTAAATAAATTGATTGGTCTAGCTTTAATACTCGCAGGCATTTACTTTCTAGGTCAAAATATTATTTTTACCACACGTACCTATGGATATTGGTGGAGGGATATTCCGGCTGGCGGCTCTGTCATCTCTATCTTAGCCGGAATTTTAATATTATTACTTGCTGGTCGTGAAGCACGGGATACTGGATGGATTTTCATTGGTTTAGGGATAGTTTTGGTATTTATTAGTGGTGGAGTATTACTGCAACCAACAAGCCTTTGGACTTTCTTTTTATCCTTTTTTTCTATGATCTGCGGATATAAACTACTTACCAGGGGAAGAGTTGATTTTTAGCTGATAGCTGATAGTTGATAGCTGACCGCTATAATTCCATAACTGTACTTTTGCTATGAGTATAAATATCAATAATCAATCATGGGTAAACTAGATTAATATGGTAGAAAGCAAAAGTATTGCTAGTTAAACGTATAAGCGTTTATCCTGGGTGCCATTTTTGATAAATTTTCACAGCTAGAAGCTGGAGCAACATTATTAATGGCTGATTTACAACTTTATTTACAAATTGAGGGAAAAATTGAAAAAACAATAACTGTAAATCGCAAAGAATTTACATTAGGGCGTTTGGCGCAATGCGATTTGTACTTACCTTTTGCAGGTATTTCTAGAAACCATACCCGTTTTTCACAAACATTTGATGGAGGTTGGCTGATTGAAGATTTAGGTAGCACCAATGGGACAGAATTAAATGGAAAGTTGATCGCATCTCCTCAATTGATAAAGCATGGGGATGTAGTTAAAATAGGGAGCGTTTATTTACAAATAAAATTGGTAAATAATTTGCCAGTTGATGAAACAGAAAAATCTCAGGCATTGACTAGAAAAACAACTATACTTCGCAATGCTAAAGACCTACAACAGCAGTGGATTAGTGCTGACACTCATGGTGATAAATTAAGAAGTCAAGAAAAAGCGATCGCTCGTCTCAAAGATCTGGTAGAAATAGCGAATAATTTGAATTATGCTGAATCAATAGAGGCTATTTTTGAGCAAGTACAGGCGGTTGTTTTCCGTTATATTAAAAGTATTGATCGTTTAGCTTTATTAATAGATGTTAGTGGTTCAGGTAAATTAAAGTTACTGAATTCTGCCACTAAAAATTCTCAGGATATTACAGCTAATGGAAATTGGATTAGTCGCAGCATTTGCCAGAAAGTATTTCTAAATAAAGTGGCTATTCAAACTGCTGATGCTCAAACAGACCAACGTTTTGAGGGCGAACATAGTATTTTAATGAAAGGCATTCGTAGTGCTATGGCTGTGCCTATTTGGGATGAAACTCAAGTTGTCGGTGTGCTATACGGTGATGGTCATATTTATCATGGTAATCCTGCTAAGGCAGGTGAGGATGATCTCAGCTTTTTTTCTGCTTTAGCAAACTTGGTAGCTGCTAGTGTGCAACGTTGGTTATTAACACGAAAATTAAGGACTGAAGAAACTATTAGACAAAGGCTAGAGCGTTATCATTCTCCTGCTGTTGTTCAACAGATGATGAGAGTAGGTGCTTCAGACTATGGTCGCATACCTCCAACTGAGGGTGATATTAGTATTTTATTTGCTGATATTGTTGGCTTTACAGCATTATCAGAACGCTTAACTCCAGGGCAAATTGCAGAGTTACTCAATAACTTTTTTGAAGAAATGCTTCAAGAAGTTTTTTCTGTAGGAGGTACTTTAGATAAATTTATTGGCGATTGTATTATGGCTTTTTTTGGTGCTCCTGAACCACAAATAGATCATGCCGATCGCGCTGTAGCTGCTGCTCAAGGAATGCTTAAGCGTCTTGAGAATCTCAATGCTCGTCAAGGTTTGCAGGAACCTTTGCAGTTACGAATTGCTATTAATAGCGGCAAAGCTGTAGTTGGAGATGTTGGTAGTTCTCAAAGATTTGACTACACAGTATTAGGAGCAACTATTAATCTGGCATCCCGCATGGAAGCAATTTGTACGCCAGGTAAATGTTTAATTAGTGAAACAACTTATTCTTTGTTGAAGTCTACAACAGGCTTCACTGATATAGGGGAACACCGTTTTAAAGGTATTGAACGCTCAATTAGGGTTTATCAGAATTGAATAATTTAAAAATTAGAATGCAATTGCAGTGGTGACTAAGCTTTGGTAATTCACTTACCCGTTGCACATATATTGAGCTTTAGGCGTAGCTGGCGCATTAGGTTAAAAAATAATTGCGATTAAAGCTAAGTAGACAAAACTACGACTAAACTAGGACAAAATTGTGAGTTGTTGTACTCGCTGATATTTATGGGATTAGAAAATACTATCAATCCTCCTTTATATAATTTAGGCGTTGCTCCTAATGCGTGGAAAGTCAATGACGCTGTAGCAGATATCACTCGCTCTCCCATTGAACCATGCCCGATTAATTTAACTACAGAAACTAAAACATTACGCCTAGACTTAGCTAAAACAGCGGTTTTAGTGATTGATATGCAAAATGACTTTTGTCATCCTGATGGCTGGTTATCTTATATTGGCGTAGATGTGACACCAGCACGTACTCCGATTAATCCTCTGAATAATTTACTACCAGTATTACGGACTTTAAATGTACCTGTAATTTGGCTTAATTGGGGAAATCGTCCAGATTTGCTGAATATTAGCGCTGGTTTACGTCATGTTTATAATCCTACAGGGGAAGGAATTGGATTAGGCGATCGCTTACCTAAAAATGATGCCCCAGTCTTAACAGTAAATAGTTGGGCGGCGGCTGTAATTGATGAATTAGAACAAAAACCAGCAGATATCCGTGTTGATAAATATCGCATGAGTGGTTTTTGGGATACGCCGCTTGATAGTATTTTGCGAAATTTAGGTAAAACTACTCTATTTTTTGCAGGAGTAAACGTCGATCAATGTGTAATGGCAACTCTGCAAGATGCTAATTTCTTAGGCTACGATTGTATCTTGCTTAAAGACTGCACTGCTACCACCTCGCCTGAATTTTGTCTAAAAGCAACACTTTATAATGTTAATCAGTGCTTTGGATTTGTGAGCGATTCTCAAACACTCATAGATGCAGTTAAAGGAAATAACTATTAATCCTGAGATTGCTGGCTTAAAATTTACTGTTGGTATTAGGTAGCAATATCTCATCGTATTACATATCTTTGAGCCGTAGTTTTAGTAAATTTTTACAAGTATTTAAAATTATGAATATGGAAAACTTTCGCTGTATGCTCGCAGATATCAAGTCTCCCAAAGACTATCAAGCATTTCGGATTAGTCCTAATGATACCAATAGATTAGCAATTATCTTTGATCCCACTGCCGACGATATATCCTTTACTGTTTGTGTAGAAATATTTGATGTTGGGGGTAAAACTCCGCCTAACCGACATCAGTTTGCAGCCGAAATGTTCTTTATTTTAAAAGGTGAAGGTATAGTAGACTGTGATGGTAAAACAGTATTAATAAAAGCTGGAGATAGTATTTTAGTACCCGCCACAGGTATGCACATTATAGAAAATACGGGTAAGGAACGCTTGTATGCTCTTTGTGTAATGGTACCAAATGAAGACTTTGCTGAATTAATTCGTCGTGGTACTCCTGTTGAGCTTGATGATGAAGATCTAGCTGTGATTTCACACGCAAATACTCAGATATTTATTTAATTTTTTATTAACTAATTTGTAATCCTGCAAAAAAATATCAGGGCTGAATTAGAAAATAGCCTGATTTAAACTAAATATGTAAAAATAGGATATGTATAAATTTCCAAAATCTGAGTATGCAAACTTTAGAAAATGTAGAGCAGCAATGGCAAACTTCGGTAGTGGAAAGCATTATAAATATGGTGAAGGCTGAGGATGGTGACTTTGATGCGATAGCCAAGCTTTCCCAAGCTGTCAGTGATGTTTCTAGCCTCAATAAAATTATAGATTTTCTCTGTAGTCATCCCCAAGGTAAACGAGCATTTGATGAACGTCCGCGTATCGGGAATGTTGATTTGCAACTGCTGCATCAGTTACCAGAAAATACACTAGGTTATGCTTATGCTAACCACATGATTACAAATAATTTAACTCCTCTACAAAGTAACTTTAGTGATAGTAATTACCAATTTCTAGCAGCGCATCTAGCTGAAACTCACGATATCTGGCATATAATTACAGGTTGTGATACAAATATTACCGGAGAAATCAAGTTAGAAGCATTTTATGTAGCACAGCTTTATGCTTCTCGTTTTTGGTTAGCTTTACTAGCAAAAAATTTACTAAAAGCAGTTCTTTTTGATATAGAAGTTTCTAGCAAATACATGGATGCGATAACTGAGGGTTGGCTGATGGCTAAACAAGCAAAGCCTCTTTTTGGTATTCAATGGAATACTCTTTGGGAAACACCTTTAGAAGATGTACGCAATTCCTTAGCAATTAACAATTACTCCAAAATTATAGTTGGGTGATTGACATCAAGAAAGATGTCTGCATTTTTTATAACGCTAGGCGCAGTAAAGACATCAATTTATAATTGATTTGTCACATCATTTTCATATTGTTGAGGCACTTTTCACACACAAAAAAATATATACTTATTTAATTCGCAATTCAACTGCTGAAATCATATCCGCATGAGAATTTTGCTAAATCTAATATTCCCCAGATATCAGGAGTTGCATAGATGAATTCCAGCCTGATCTTGTCTAACATACTGAATCCACCAGTACTGTTTTTTTTCCTTGGTATGATGGCAGTATTTCTGAAATCAGATCTGGAAATTCCTCAACCTCTGCCAAAACTATTCTCTCTTTATTTGCTTATGGCTATTGGCTTTAAGGGAGGATATGAAATTTCTGAAAGTGGAGTTAACCCAGAAATTGCAGTAACACTGTCTGCGGCTATATTCATGTCTGTTGTTGTACCAGTTTACACATTTTTTGTGTTGAAACTCAAACTGGATACATACAATGCAGCCGCGATCGCAGCAACCTATGGCTCTATCAGCGCCGTCACATTTATCACTGCTAGTTCTTTTCTGGAAACAGTTGGAATCCCTTTTGACGGACACATGGTAGCAGCATTAGCACTGATGGAATCTCCAGCAATTATTATTGGACTTCTGC
Protein-coding regions in this window:
- a CDS encoding isochorismatase family cysteine hydrolase, which gives rise to MGLENTINPPLYNLGVAPNAWKVNDAVADITRSPIEPCPINLTTETKTLRLDLAKTAVLVIDMQNDFCHPDGWLSYIGVDVTPARTPINPLNNLLPVLRTLNVPVIWLNWGNRPDLLNISAGLRHVYNPTGEGIGLGDRLPKNDAPVLTVNSWAAAVIDELEQKPADIRVDKYRMSGFWDTPLDSILRNLGKTTLFFAGVNVDQCVMATLQDANFLGYDCILLKDCTATTSPEFCLKATLYNVNQCFGFVSDSQTLIDAVKGNNY
- a CDS encoding four helix bundle protein, whose product is MKDFRQLKVWEKAHSLTLEIYQVTKKFPKEELYGLTSQIRRACSSISANIAEGCGRNGEAELARFLQIAMGSATELEYYLLLARDLKFLIITECERLEANLIEVKRMLNSFIQKLR
- a CDS encoding cupin domain-containing protein; this translates as MNMENFRCMLADIKSPKDYQAFRISPNDTNRLAIIFDPTADDISFTVCVEIFDVGGKTPPNRHQFAAEMFFILKGEGIVDCDGKTVLIKAGDSILVPATGMHIIENTGKERLYALCVMVPNEDFAELIRRGTPVELDDEDLAVISHANTQIFI
- a CDS encoding Coq4 family protein, whose protein sequence is MQTLENVEQQWQTSVVESIINMVKAEDGDFDAIAKLSQAVSDVSSLNKIIDFLCSHPQGKRAFDERPRIGNVDLQLLHQLPENTLGYAYANHMITNNLTPLQSNFSDSNYQFLAAHLAETHDIWHIITGCDTNITGEIKLEAFYVAQLYASRFWLALLAKNLLKAVLFDIEVSSKYMDAITEGWLMAKQAKPLFGIQWNTLWETPLEDVRNSLAINNYSKIIVG
- the ylqF gene encoding ribosome biogenesis GTPase YlqF; its protein translation is MSTPPIQWYPGHIAKAERSLKEQLKRVDVVLEVRDARIPLATRHPQVQEWIASKTKVLVINRVDMISPAVRQLWTQWFLQHGEKPYFTNAQQGDGVVAISKAAADAGVEVNKKRRDRGLLPRPVRAVVIGFPNVGKSALINRLLKKRAVESARRAGVTKQLRWVRISDQIELLDAPGIIPWKLDNQDAALKLAICDDIGEASYDNQRVAAALVDLLNDLIVTDPDLLPQSPLKSRYELDPAPFSGEEYLQNLAEQRHKGDIERTARQMLNDFRKGLFGAIPLDLPPQPQ
- a CDS encoding adenylate/guanylate cyclase domain-containing protein produces the protein MADLQLYLQIEGKIEKTITVNRKEFTLGRLAQCDLYLPFAGISRNHTRFSQTFDGGWLIEDLGSTNGTELNGKLIASPQLIKHGDVVKIGSVYLQIKLVNNLPVDETEKSQALTRKTTILRNAKDLQQQWISADTHGDKLRSQEKAIARLKDLVEIANNLNYAESIEAIFEQVQAVVFRYIKSIDRLALLIDVSGSGKLKLLNSATKNSQDITANGNWISRSICQKVFLNKVAIQTADAQTDQRFEGEHSILMKGIRSAMAVPIWDETQVVGVLYGDGHIYHGNPAKAGEDDLSFFSALANLVAASVQRWLLTRKLRTEETIRQRLERYHSPAVVQQMMRVGASDYGRIPPTEGDISILFADIVGFTALSERLTPGQIAELLNNFFEEMLQEVFSVGGTLDKFIGDCIMAFFGAPEPQIDHADRAVAAAQGMLKRLENLNARQGLQEPLQLRIAINSGKAVVGDVGSSQRFDYTVLGATINLASRMEAICTPGKCLISETTYSLLKSTTGFTDIGEHRFKGIERSIRVYQN